The proteins below come from a single Chondrinema litorale genomic window:
- a CDS encoding SusC/RagA family TonB-linked outer membrane protein — protein MRFNAIRVIKMLSKFIFYGITLQVMLFSTLIASDSMAQKKNVKEVFIKVGSNYQSLNAFFDSIETQSDYKFAYSKNIVANIKDVSITTGTRSVYDVLLEVSRNKRLKFTQVNNSISVEKIKKLREEPEVEIVTDIIDISGKITDDNDEPLPGVNILVKGTTIGTISDVDGMYKLQVEENSTLVFSSVGFISQEIPVSNNSVIDVQLVSDTKALEELVVIGYGTEKKVNLTGAISAVETEELTNISTSNLSNTLAGRAPGVNITNASGLAGASSSIRIRGSFGEPLYVIDGIIRDKDAFDALTANEIANLSVLKDAATASIYGSQAANGVILVTTIKGSNQAPVFNYQTSFSFSNPTQELLSDKTTATDELIYQNRVAEFQGTAPPNGEEEFAYFADKNYNVNDFIWQTPKSQRHLLSVNGGNEKVTYYVMSSYRTEDGSYKNLEYDKFNLRSNVSVKLSNRITMDLNLSGVQENSDRFYWPFTDDDDYSVSDLYRCTFNWPKTYPFYLEEDGTPADYVTDYPVQTPMGSWQAWSVIDQVIGDRYIKTRERELNGIMSLNFDLGDFVPGLSTKVMGNYIAGDYMRKKYLSFQENYVFTSADPDGNRFIPSAPDPERTNIFTFSQNQEFLSYEMQTRWSYQFDWFVNYEQRFGKSNVTAMVILEQRERGLYGSFSRAEDPLTNFDQDFVYSTDAERRYGSGWEGNGALSSVIGRLNYNFDEKYIAEFSFRYDGNSLFPEDKRWGFFPSVSAAWRINEESFMDNASSWLDNLKIRGSYGTTGSSLDINGYAINPFSFRNIYETSGSYIFGDNLYTAISPGSTPNVNLTWATSTTYNVGLDIGVLNNQLSGSIEVFKRKEEDILGSRIVTLPDTYGQSLAPENYAARSWRGIEFSALWQDRVFNEELKYSVYGNIGYSKDQWDVLDQSAAYEEGGNQAWRSAIGKPVNRIIGYKSLGIVRTQEQLDALLEAGLKQFGRDPYLGGLYFEDIRGENYSEGPDGIIDGNDIQVLSENNSPRINYGFGFNLIWKNFTLDAHFQGVGNYDRIISNQEGAGMRQHGGSVRPYYPIWADDVWTPENTDAKYPRPVGHNWYESGTGTSSYWITNGAYVRLKNLNIGYSLPETVVSALRLKSAQVFFNSNNLFVISEMTEFHDPEQDYYDSYPIMKSFTFGLDIKF, from the coding sequence ATGAGATTTAACGCTATACGAGTAATCAAAATGCTTTCAAAGTTTATTTTTTATGGCATTACTCTACAAGTAATGCTTTTTTCCACGCTGATTGCCTCAGACAGCATGGCTCAAAAAAAGAACGTGAAAGAAGTTTTTATAAAAGTAGGTTCCAATTACCAGTCGCTTAATGCTTTTTTTGACTCTATTGAGACTCAGAGCGATTATAAATTTGCTTATTCAAAAAACATTGTAGCAAATATAAAAGATGTTTCAATTACCACTGGAACTAGAAGTGTCTACGATGTATTGCTGGAGGTATCTAGAAATAAAAGACTGAAATTCACGCAGGTAAATAACTCCATCTCTGTTGAGAAAATAAAAAAACTCAGAGAAGAGCCGGAGGTAGAAATAGTTACAGATATTATTGATATATCTGGTAAAATTACAGATGATAATGACGAACCTTTACCGGGTGTAAACATCCTTGTAAAAGGAACTACGATAGGAACCATCTCAGATGTAGATGGTATGTACAAGTTGCAGGTTGAAGAAAACAGTACTTTGGTTTTTAGCTCTGTTGGTTTTATAAGTCAAGAAATACCCGTATCCAATAATTCTGTAATAGATGTACAATTAGTAAGTGATACCAAGGCTTTAGAAGAATTGGTAGTAATTGGTTATGGTACAGAGAAGAAAGTAAATTTAACAGGTGCCATCTCTGCTGTAGAAACGGAAGAGTTAACTAATATTTCTACTTCCAATTTATCCAATACACTTGCTGGACGGGCTCCGGGAGTTAATATTACCAATGCTTCCGGATTAGCAGGTGCCAGTTCATCTATCCGTATTAGAGGAAGTTTTGGCGAACCATTATATGTAATCGATGGAATTATTAGGGATAAAGATGCTTTTGATGCCCTTACCGCTAATGAAATCGCCAATTTAAGTGTGTTGAAAGATGCCGCCACTGCTTCTATTTATGGATCGCAGGCTGCTAATGGGGTAATTCTGGTTACTACCATTAAGGGATCAAATCAGGCCCCAGTGTTTAATTATCAAACTTCTTTTTCATTCTCAAATCCTACCCAAGAGCTACTTTCTGATAAAACCACCGCAACGGATGAATTAATTTATCAAAACAGAGTAGCAGAATTTCAAGGGACAGCACCTCCAAATGGAGAGGAAGAGTTTGCTTATTTTGCAGATAAAAATTACAATGTAAATGATTTTATCTGGCAAACTCCTAAAAGCCAAAGGCATTTGCTCAGTGTAAATGGAGGGAATGAAAAAGTTACTTATTATGTAATGTCAAGTTACAGAACGGAGGACGGTTCTTACAAAAATCTGGAATACGATAAATTTAACCTGCGTTCCAATGTTTCTGTAAAATTAAGCAACAGAATTACCATGGATCTAAATCTGTCTGGTGTTCAAGAAAATAGTGATCGCTTTTACTGGCCATTTACTGATGATGATGATTATAGTGTTTCAGATTTATATCGATGTACTTTTAACTGGCCTAAAACCTATCCGTTTTATTTAGAAGAGGATGGTACTCCAGCAGATTATGTTACAGATTACCCGGTACAAACACCCATGGGTAGCTGGCAGGCTTGGAGTGTAATTGACCAGGTAATTGGTGATCGATACATTAAAACAAGGGAAAGAGAACTAAACGGAATTATGTCTTTGAATTTTGATTTAGGAGATTTTGTTCCAGGTCTTTCTACCAAAGTAATGGGTAATTACATAGCAGGAGATTATATGCGAAAGAAATACCTTTCTTTCCAAGAAAATTATGTTTTTACTTCTGCTGATCCTGACGGAAATCGTTTTATTCCTTCGGCTCCAGACCCTGAAAGAACAAACATTTTCACATTTAGCCAGAATCAGGAATTTTTAAGCTACGAAATGCAAACTAGATGGAGCTACCAGTTCGACTGGTTTGTGAATTATGAACAGCGTTTTGGTAAGAGTAATGTTACAGCTATGGTCATTTTGGAACAAAGAGAAAGAGGTTTATACGGGTCATTTTCCAGAGCTGAAGATCCTTTAACAAACTTTGACCAAGACTTTGTTTATTCTACCGATGCCGAAAGAAGATATGGAAGTGGCTGGGAAGGAAATGGAGCCCTTTCTTCTGTAATAGGTAGGTTAAATTACAACTTTGATGAAAAATATATTGCTGAGTTTTCATTTAGATATGATGGTAATTCATTATTTCCTGAAGATAAACGATGGGGATTCTTTCCTTCCGTATCGGCTGCTTGGAGGATAAATGAAGAATCTTTTATGGACAATGCTTCTTCTTGGTTGGATAACTTGAAAATAAGAGGTTCCTATGGAACAACAGGTAGTTCTTTGGATATAAATGGTTATGCAATTAATCCGTTTTCATTCAGAAATATCTATGAGACTTCTGGTTCTTACATTTTTGGAGATAACTTGTATACAGCTATTTCACCAGGATCAACTCCAAATGTAAACCTTACTTGGGCAACTTCAACTACTTATAATGTTGGGTTAGACATTGGTGTGTTAAACAATCAGCTTTCTGGTTCGATTGAGGTCTTTAAAAGAAAAGAAGAAGATATTCTGGGTTCAAGAATTGTAACCCTACCTGATACTTATGGACAATCACTTGCACCAGAAAATTATGCAGCACGATCATGGAGAGGAATTGAATTTTCAGCTTTATGGCAAGACAGGGTCTTTAATGAAGAGTTAAAATATTCAGTTTATGGAAATATTGGTTACTCAAAAGATCAGTGGGATGTATTGGATCAAAGCGCTGCGTATGAGGAAGGTGGAAACCAAGCATGGAGATCGGCTATTGGAAAACCAGTTAATCGAATTATAGGCTATAAAAGTTTGGGAATTGTTAGAACACAAGAACAACTTGATGCTTTATTGGAGGCTGGTTTAAAACAATTTGGTAGAGATCCTTATTTAGGTGGTTTGTATTTTGAAGATATCCGAGGTGAAAATTATTCAGAAGGACCCGATGGAATTATTGATGGAAATGATATACAAGTACTTTCAGAAAACAACTCGCCGAGAATTAACTATGGTTTTGGTTTCAATTTAATCTGGAAAAACTTTACGCTAGATGCGCACTTCCAAGGTGTTGGCAATTATGATAGAATTATTAGTAATCAAGAAGGTGCTGGCATGCGTCAACATGGTGGTAGTGTGAGACCTTATTATCCAATTTGGGCAGATGATGTTTGGACTCCTGAAAATACTGATGCTAAATATCCACGTCCGGTAGGTCATAACTGGTATGAGTCTGGTACGGGTACCTCTAGTTATTGGATTACAAACGGTGCTTACGTTCGCCTTAAAAACCTAAACATTGGTTATAGCTTGCCAGAAACTGTGGTTTCAGCTTTAAGATTAAAAAGTGCGCAGGTATTCTTTAATAGTAATAACCTGTTTGTGATCTCAGAAATGACAGAGTTCCATGATCCGGAACAGGATTATTATGATTCCTATCCAATCATGAAATCATTCACTTTTGGTCTTGATATTAAATTCTGA
- a CDS encoding DUF1593 domain-containing protein, protein MISKLLSLGLTLSLLFGNNNTSNIIETQNSTIAASEKHRVIVLTDIEADPDDTQSLIRLLLYANSLDIEGLIATTSTHQKNRVAPESIKNVLTAYGKVHANLEKHEKGYPTEAELLKLVKQALPEYGMNAVGEGKDSEGSDWIIEVLEKDDERPVWVSVWGGANTLAQALFKIRKTKSKSVAKKLISKLRVYTISDQDDSGIWIRNEFPDLFYIVSPGGYFNATWIGINQVVKGIDNTEISNDWLTENIQQNHGPLGAMYPDVAYGMEGDTPAYLSLIPNGLNAPNQPNWGGWGGRYELYQPKLSDLDTEGFTGGVPLEVETRPIWTNANDQYTPWVYQNYGRPILADSNTFNDNKVSLWRWRVDFQNDFAARMDWCTKSYEEANHPPVPALGHPEEFTVKSGDIFSLDASGTTDPDGDNLSYLWFHYVEAGTYKEKISFGPYSPNLYNVHTITAPKVTQRQTAHFILKVTDKGTPALSRYKRVIVTIEP, encoded by the coding sequence ATGATCTCAAAATTACTCTCATTAGGGCTAACCCTATCATTGCTATTTGGCAATAACAATACAAGCAATATTATTGAAACACAAAATTCAACAATCGCTGCCAGTGAGAAACACCGAGTTATTGTATTAACCGATATCGAAGCTGATCCTGATGATACGCAATCTCTCATTCGATTATTATTATATGCCAATTCACTAGATATAGAAGGTCTTATTGCCACAACTTCCACCCATCAAAAAAATAGGGTGGCACCAGAATCAATTAAAAATGTACTGACAGCTTATGGAAAAGTGCATGCTAATTTAGAAAAACACGAGAAGGGTTATCCGACAGAAGCAGAGTTGCTTAAGCTAGTAAAACAAGCTTTACCAGAATATGGCATGAATGCCGTGGGCGAAGGTAAAGACTCTGAAGGCTCAGATTGGATAATAGAGGTTTTAGAGAAAGATGATGAAAGACCTGTTTGGGTTTCTGTTTGGGGAGGTGCTAACACATTAGCTCAAGCACTATTTAAAATCAGAAAAACGAAGAGCAAATCAGTAGCAAAAAAGCTTATTAGCAAACTTCGAGTTTACACCATCTCCGATCAAGACGATAGTGGAATTTGGATTAGAAATGAATTTCCTGATTTGTTTTATATCGTGAGTCCGGGAGGATATTTTAACGCCACTTGGATTGGGATAAATCAGGTAGTAAAAGGAATTGATAATACTGAAATAAGTAATGATTGGTTAACCGAAAATATCCAACAAAATCATGGCCCACTTGGTGCCATGTATCCAGATGTGGCTTATGGTATGGAAGGAGATACACCCGCCTATTTGTCTTTAATCCCGAATGGATTGAATGCGCCAAACCAACCCAATTGGGGAGGCTGGGGTGGCCGATACGAATTATATCAACCAAAACTCTCAGATTTAGATACTGAAGGATTTACCGGAGGTGTACCCTTAGAAGTAGAAACTCGACCAATCTGGACGAATGCAAACGACCAATATACTCCTTGGGTTTATCAGAACTATGGCAGACCCATACTAGCCGATTCTAATACTTTTAATGATAATAAAGTTTCTCTTTGGAGATGGAGAGTAGATTTTCAAAATGATTTTGCCGCTCGCATGGATTGGTGCACAAAATCTTACGAAGAAGCCAATCATCCGCCAGTGCCCGCTCTTGGGCATCCAGAAGAATTTACAGTAAAATCTGGTGATATTTTTAGTCTAGATGCAAGTGGCACAACTGATCCAGATGGTGATAATTTGAGCTATCTGTGGTTCCACTATGTAGAAGCAGGAACTTATAAAGAAAAGATAAGCTTCGGCCCTTATTCTCCAAACTTATACAATGTACATACGATTACAGCTCCCAAAGTTACTCAAAGACAAACTGCCCATTTTATCTTAAAAGTAACTGATAAAGGAACGCCTGCATTATCGAGATATAAAAGGGTAATTGTAACCATAGAACCATAA
- a CDS encoding amidohydrolase family protein: MTQKFTKLTLLILLSAITIGFAQEGEKRHLPIIDVHVHAMKVNPAFASDMCPWFLTSMPGGDPLDDAPTFMTADCAHPLKAAKSDKEFQDALISTMKRLNMTIVASGDASVIRSWQKAAEPGRVIPSIAISNSEAMSVVAFTDSLSSGFYKVMGEVAPQYQGLSPSDMSLDPYFAAAEKLNIPVGIHMGTGGNGTININNPKYRASLGNPFLLEDMLARHPKLKIWVMHAGYPLIDEMVALMGANAYVYVDIAGMIWSYPLEEVNNYIKRLVQAGFGKRIMYGTDLMIWPELLETSIGVIENATYLSFDQKRDILFNNAVRFFRLDESKYK; encoded by the coding sequence ATGACACAAAAATTTACAAAACTCACATTATTAATTCTGCTCTCAGCGATTACGATTGGTTTTGCGCAAGAAGGTGAAAAAAGACATTTACCTATTATCGATGTACATGTTCACGCAATGAAGGTAAATCCCGCTTTTGCTAGCGATATGTGCCCTTGGTTTTTAACAAGCATGCCCGGTGGCGATCCGCTTGACGATGCCCCCACATTTATGACAGCAGATTGTGCTCACCCTCTAAAAGCAGCCAAATCTGATAAGGAGTTTCAAGATGCTTTAATCTCCACCATGAAAAGGCTCAACATGACGATTGTAGCCAGTGGTGATGCTTCTGTAATTCGAAGTTGGCAAAAAGCGGCTGAACCAGGTAGAGTAATTCCAAGTATTGCCATTAGTAACTCAGAAGCAATGTCTGTGGTCGCTTTTACCGATTCTCTATCTAGTGGGTTCTACAAAGTTATGGGCGAAGTGGCTCCACAATACCAAGGCCTCTCTCCTAGCGATATGTCGCTTGATCCCTATTTTGCAGCAGCCGAAAAATTGAATATTCCAGTTGGAATTCATATGGGTACAGGCGGAAACGGAACAATCAACATCAACAATCCAAAGTACCGTGCATCTTTAGGAAATCCATTTTTATTGGAAGACATGTTGGCTAGACATCCAAAATTGAAAATTTGGGTAATGCATGCTGGCTATCCGCTAATTGATGAGATGGTCGCCTTAATGGGAGCCAATGCATATGTCTATGTAGACATCGCCGGAATGATTTGGAGCTATCCTTTAGAAGAAGTTAATAATTACATTAAACGATTAGTACAAGCAGGTTTTGGTAAAAGAATTATGTACGGAACCGATTTAATGATCTGGCCAGAACTCTTGGAAACTTCAATTGGAGTAATTGAAAATGCTACTTATCTATCATTTGATCAGAAACGCGATATTCTGTTTAATAATGCCGTTCGCTTTTTTAGACTGGATGAAAGCAAATACAAATAA
- a CDS encoding RNA polymerase sigma factor, translating into MSNLTKDFDFTTLWKRLKAGDRNAFNTTIGFFYKLLFSYGFKISGNAQLTEDCIQDLFIYIWENKNKLGDVKDVKAYLLKSLRRRILEALSRWDNRKQQFAIFQQEFDIVFSHEDLLIQDQFNKEKVEKLTSALNNLPPRQREALYLKFYGEASYQEIGEIMGINNQSVGNLLQRAIKLLKDYILLFILLIF; encoded by the coding sequence TTGTCTAATTTAACTAAAGATTTTGACTTTACTACGCTATGGAAAAGACTGAAAGCAGGTGATAGAAACGCCTTTAATACCACTATAGGTTTTTTTTACAAACTGCTATTTTCCTACGGTTTTAAAATTTCGGGCAATGCGCAATTAACAGAAGACTGCATTCAAGATTTGTTTATCTATATATGGGAAAACAAAAACAAACTTGGCGATGTAAAAGATGTTAAAGCGTATTTATTAAAATCTCTTCGAAGACGTATTTTGGAAGCATTGAGTCGCTGGGATAACAGAAAACAACAATTTGCTATTTTCCAGCAAGAATTCGATATCGTTTTTTCTCACGAAGATTTATTAATTCAAGATCAGTTTAATAAAGAAAAGGTGGAGAAACTCACTTCAGCATTAAACAATTTGCCTCCCCGGCAACGCGAAGCCCTTTACCTCAAATTTTATGGAGAAGCCTCTTACCAAGAGATTGGAGAAATTATGGGTATAAATAATCAGTCTGTAGGTAATCTATTGCAAAGGGCTATTAAGCTTCTTAAAGATTATATTTTACTATTCATCTTGTTAATTTTTTAA
- a CDS encoding RagB/SusD family nutrient uptake outer membrane protein yields MNIKKLLIIGILVLSTLTQCEDVLETENIYSYDSELVWQSEDLANAYLANLYSIFGNWSASADNTSEQITGMPFYEGLVTVINGSYKNWDYSRIRLINQAIEDVNSGTLDQEIKDEITGQALFMRAYKYFDMVVYHGGVPYITTPQDRYEDDLMVSRNSTAECFDLIEQDLLDAIELLPQSIPASSDVYGKIDQNFALAFYAKVMLYKASPQFNPSNPWSNQYWETAYTVNKQAYDDLTAQGYGLIEDYADLFLDERNNETVFAVVNTYPNKTAAWDHGVRPGSESRGPASACPTWEFVQEFPMLDGKLYNDPTSDYFMTDEEFLQNFWENRDPRFNKSVVWNASVYEVSGKAGHRQYTSLGIAHELDDYGINPEANINSTNLNRYSGFFVKKASDLSLTQAEVQQYDVDYVVMRFAEVMLNYAEAANETGKSTEALEILKQLRERAGIEPGSGNNFGITATTTEEVREAIIAERNIEFCFEGHRFWDLRRLRMLDRLDGISKHGVEAIAINENGTEMAISTAKAQADANELLPSDFEYSLLITPYTGTQISSVPDTYYFFPISQSSIDANGNLEQNVDWGGSFNPTLE; encoded by the coding sequence ATGAATATAAAAAAACTATTAATAATTGGGATATTGGTATTATCTACCCTTACCCAATGCGAAGATGTTCTTGAAACTGAAAATATATACAGTTATGATTCAGAGTTAGTCTGGCAAAGTGAAGACCTGGCCAATGCGTATTTAGCCAACCTTTATAGTATTTTTGGAAACTGGAGTGCTTCAGCTGATAATACATCTGAACAAATAACCGGAATGCCTTTCTATGAAGGTCTTGTAACAGTTATCAATGGAAGTTACAAGAATTGGGATTATTCAAGAATAAGACTGATCAATCAGGCTATCGAGGATGTAAACTCAGGCACTTTGGATCAAGAGATTAAGGATGAAATCACCGGGCAAGCGCTTTTCATGCGGGCTTACAAATATTTTGATATGGTGGTTTATCATGGTGGAGTACCTTACATCACAACTCCTCAAGACAGATATGAGGATGATTTAATGGTTAGCCGTAATTCAACTGCCGAATGTTTTGATTTAATTGAGCAGGATTTATTGGATGCCATTGAATTGTTGCCTCAAAGTATCCCAGCATCATCTGATGTGTATGGTAAAATTGACCAAAATTTTGCTTTAGCCTTTTATGCCAAAGTGATGCTTTATAAAGCTTCTCCTCAGTTCAATCCTTCTAATCCATGGAGTAATCAATATTGGGAAACGGCTTATACAGTGAACAAACAAGCCTATGATGATTTAACAGCTCAAGGTTATGGATTGATTGAAGATTATGCTGATCTATTTTTAGATGAGAGAAATAATGAAACTGTATTTGCTGTAGTTAATACCTACCCCAATAAAACAGCTGCTTGGGATCATGGTGTTAGACCTGGTTCTGAAAGCCGGGGGCCTGCTTCAGCTTGTCCTACATGGGAATTTGTACAGGAATTTCCGATGCTGGATGGTAAATTGTATAATGACCCTACCAGCGATTATTTCATGACAGACGAGGAGTTTTTACAAAACTTTTGGGAAAACAGAGATCCACGATTCAATAAATCGGTAGTTTGGAATGCAAGTGTTTATGAAGTATCTGGAAAAGCCGGACACAGACAATATACGTCTTTGGGTATTGCTCATGAATTGGACGATTACGGAATCAACCCGGAAGCCAATATTAATTCCACTAATTTAAATCGCTATAGTGGCTTCTTTGTGAAGAAAGCAAGTGATCTGTCACTTACTCAGGCAGAAGTGCAGCAATATGATGTTGATTATGTAGTGATGCGTTTTGCAGAGGTAATGTTAAACTATGCAGAAGCTGCAAATGAAACTGGCAAATCTACCGAAGCACTTGAAATACTGAAACAATTAAGAGAAAGAGCAGGCATCGAACCAGGCTCAGGTAATAATTTTGGTATTACAGCAACCACAACAGAAGAAGTAAGGGAAGCTATAATTGCAGAACGAAATATAGAATTTTGTTTTGAAGGCCACCGATTCTGGGATTTAAGAAGATTGAGAATGTTGGATAGATTGGATGGAATTTCCAAGCATGGTGTAGAAGCAATTGCGATTAACGAAAACGGAACGGAAATGGCTATTTCTACTGCAAAAGCTCAGGCAGATGCAAATGAGTTATTACCATCTGATTTTGAATACAGCCTGTTGATTACTCCATATACTGGTACACAGATTTCTTCAGTTCCTGATACTTATTATTTCTTCCCGATTAGCCAGTCTTCTATTGATGCCAATGGTAATCTGGAGCAAAATGTAGATTGGGGAGGAAGTTTCAATCCAACTTTAGAGTAA
- a CDS encoding FecR family protein, with product MDYKHYKIEDFVLDKSFEEWVDGRNQESIAFWENWKVEHPERENEIAQAKELILNLRFKGSEISDDLIEDKIRVINERIDNKHNETVKVKSMIPQFKNIAATFLLLLIAGYMLWFFNKDKHLNKEETIAKYLDKTTSSGQKINLTLTDGTVVKLNSQSKLKVPEKFTANKREVYLEGEAFFEVEKDSAKPFLVHTGELVTMVKGTAFNIAAYNDDEEIRVAVSEGRVGVIVKMKNDYDTLDLLPNDMVIYNKANELAQKVVFDTRKEIGWKDGIIYFENANVTEIFPYLEKWYGVKITVEKQEELLGSFVGEFEDENLDNVLRVMGNALGFNYRIENKVVHIKPSKYD from the coding sequence ATGGATTATAAGCACTATAAAATTGAAGATTTTGTATTAGACAAATCTTTTGAGGAATGGGTGGATGGTAGAAATCAGGAATCTATAGCCTTTTGGGAAAATTGGAAAGTAGAACATCCTGAAAGAGAAAATGAAATAGCACAAGCCAAGGAGCTGATTTTAAACTTAAGATTTAAAGGGTCTGAAATCTCAGACGATTTGATCGAAGACAAGATTAGAGTAATAAATGAAAGAATTGATAATAAGCACAATGAGACTGTAAAAGTAAAAAGTATGATACCTCAGTTTAAAAATATAGCTGCTACATTTTTGCTATTGCTAATAGCAGGCTATATGCTGTGGTTTTTTAATAAAGATAAGCACCTTAATAAGGAAGAAACGATAGCGAAGTATCTCGATAAAACAACTAGTAGTGGGCAAAAAATTAATTTGACGCTAACGGATGGAACAGTTGTTAAATTAAATTCTCAAAGCAAACTGAAAGTACCAGAAAAATTTACTGCTAATAAGAGAGAAGTTTATTTGGAAGGAGAAGCATTTTTTGAAGTTGAAAAAGATTCGGCGAAACCCTTTTTGGTCCACACCGGTGAGCTTGTAACAATGGTGAAGGGAACAGCTTTTAACATCGCAGCCTATAACGATGATGAAGAAATTAGAGTAGCTGTAAGCGAAGGTAGAGTTGGAGTAATTGTAAAGATGAAAAACGATTACGACACATTGGACTTGTTACCCAACGATATGGTGATTTATAACAAGGCGAATGAGTTGGCTCAAAAAGTTGTATTTGACACCCGCAAAGAAATCGGTTGGAAAGATGGTATCATCTATTTTGAGAATGCCAATGTTACAGAGATTTTTCCTTATCTGGAAAAGTGGTATGGAGTTAAAATTACTGTAGAGAAGCAAGAAGAATTATTAGGCTCATTTGTAGGAGAGTTTGAAGATGAAAATCTCGATAACGTACTCCGTGTAATGGGCAATGCACTTGGCTTTAATTACCGAATTGAAAATAAAGTTGTTCACATTAAACCTTCGAAATATGATTGA
- a CDS encoding DUF1348 family protein has protein sequence MEIKHPLPPFTLETALEKVQKAEDTWNTQDYVTVSKAYTIDTEWRNRNVFLNGREEVQAFLKNKWEVELDYKLKKELWAYKDNRIAVRFEYEYRNKAGKWFRAYGNENWEFNENGLMQKRYASINDLQIEVQDRRL, from the coding sequence ATAGAGATAAAGCATCCTTTGCCTCCATTTACTTTGGAAACCGCTTTGGAAAAAGTACAAAAAGCAGAAGACACTTGGAATACGCAAGATTATGTAACTGTATCGAAAGCATATACTATTGATACCGAATGGAGAAACAGAAATGTTTTTTTGAATGGGAGAGAAGAAGTACAGGCTTTTCTTAAAAATAAATGGGAAGTTGAGTTGGACTATAAGCTTAAAAAAGAACTTTGGGCTTATAAAGATAACCGAATAGCAGTTCGCTTCGAATACGAATACCGCAATAAAGCAGGTAAGTGGTTTAGAGCCTATGGCAACGAGAACTGGGAGTTTAATGAAAACGGTCTGATGCAAAAACGCTATGCGAGCATTAACGATTTGCAAATTGAAGTACAAGACCGAAGATTATAA
- a CDS encoding OsmC family protein, which yields MATEIKITNLPEGYQSIITNGTHSIVGDEPVKSKGTDLGLSPSELVLSGLAMCKVATVRFIARKYNWEIGNVVAELSQEVKREAKGLTTDVKVKIQIEGNITEEQKEKLLYEADNCYIHRQILGDWNIEHATDLVEAPLV from the coding sequence ATGGCTACAGAAATTAAAATCACGAATTTGCCAGAAGGATATCAAAGTATAATCACGAATGGTACACACAGCATTGTTGGCGATGAGCCAGTAAAAAGTAAAGGAACAGATTTGGGTTTAAGCCCATCGGAACTGGTATTAAGTGGTTTGGCAATGTGTAAGGTGGCAACAGTACGTTTTATCGCTCGAAAGTATAATTGGGAAATAGGTAATGTAGTTGCTGAGTTATCTCAAGAAGTGAAGAGAGAAGCTAAGGGTTTAACAACAGATGTAAAAGTGAAAATTCAGATAGAAGGCAATATTACAGAAGAGCAAAAAGAGAAGCTTTTGTATGAAGCCGATAACTGTTACATCCACAGACAAATCTTAGGTGACTGGAATATCGAACACGCTACAGATTTAGTTGAAGCTCCACTAGTATAA
- a CDS encoding carboxymuconolactone decarboxylase family protein has translation MTKFNVPVRGEVSENNQAIFDNLKKGLGFVPNLYAYFAKNDTALGDYLALQNRKSTLKAKEREVVNLVTSQVNGCRYCQSAHTVLGKMNGFTDEQVLEIRSGVASFDTKVDALAKLTKAIVENKGKVSDQIKTNFFEAGYTEVNLIDVVIVIGDKIISNYIHNLTQFEIDFPIAPEL, from the coding sequence ATGACAAAGTTTAATGTTCCTGTCCGAGGAGAAGTATCGGAAAACAACCAAGCTATTTTTGATAACCTTAAAAAAGGTTTAGGCTTCGTTCCAAACTTGTATGCTTACTTCGCTAAAAACGATACCGCTCTTGGCGACTATCTAGCACTTCAAAATCGTAAGTCGACTTTAAAAGCAAAAGAAAGAGAAGTTGTAAATTTGGTAACTAGCCAAGTAAACGGATGTCGTTACTGCCAATCTGCTCACACTGTTTTAGGTAAGATGAATGGATTTACCGATGAGCAAGTATTAGAGATAAGAAGTGGCGTTGCTTCTTTCGATACTAAAGTGGATGCCCTAGCAAAATTAACCAAAGCAATTGTAGAAAATAAAGGTAAAGTTTCAGACCAAATAAAAACTAACTTTTTCGAGGCTGGATATACAGAAGTTAATCTAATTGATGTGGTAATTGTAATCGGTGATAAAATCATTAGTAACTATATCCATAACCTCACTCAATTCGAAATTGATTTTCCGATCGCACCTGAACTTTAA